The nucleotide window GCCCAGTCCCCCGGCATGCACAGCATCCATCAGTTCCGCGCGCCCGGTGATCGCGGACAGCGGCATGCCGCCGGCGATCCCCTTGGCCATGGTGATGATGTCCGGGACGATGCCCTCGTGGTCGGAGGCGAACCACTCACCGGTGCGGCAGAAGCCGGCCTGGACCTCGTCCGCGATGAAGACAACGCCCTTGTCCTTGGCCCAGGCGGCCAGCGCCGGCAGGAAGCCCTCGGCCGGGACGATGAAGCCGCCCTCGCCCTGGATCGGCTCGATCAGGATCGCGGCGACGTTTTCGGCGCCGATCTGCTTTTCGATCATGGTGATCGCGCGGCGGGCCGCGTCCTCGCCCTTGATATCGGCTTCCTCGCGGAAGGGGTAGCTCATCGGCACGCGGTAGATCTCCGGTGCGAACGGGCCGAAGCTGCCGGCCGGGCTGGATTTGTAGGGGTTGGCCTTCGCCGTCAGGCCCATGGTGAGGTTGGTGCGGCCGTGGTACGCGTGGTCGAAGGCGACGACGGCGGTGCGTCCGGTAGCGACGCGGGCGACCTTGACGGCGTTTTCAACGGCTTCGGCACCTGAGTTGAACAGTACGGTGCGCTTGTCATGGTCGCCCGGGGTCAGCTCGTTCAGCTGCTCGGCAACCGCGATGTAACCCTCATACGGGCTGACCATGAAGCAGGTATGCGTGAAGTGCTCCACCTGTTCCTTGACGGCGCCGACGACGGCGGGATCGGATGCGCCGACACTGGTCACGGCGATACCCGAGCCCAGGTCGATGAAGGAGTTGCCGTCGACGTCCTGGACAATGCCGCCGTCGGCGTCGGCCACGTAGACCGGCACGCCGGAGGCGACGCCGCTGGCCACGACCTTGGCACGGCGGGCAGCGAGTTCGACGGACTTGGGCCCGGGGAAGTCACCGAGGATTTTGCGCTTCTGCTCGAGCCGGAACTGGGGCTCGGTAGCCTGAGTGGTCATTATTTTGCCTTTCAACTTGTTCAGGTAGGTCGTTATTGTTCGTTGCTAAGCGTCCAAAGCGCTCATGACGTGCTTGATACGGGTATAGTCCTCGACGCCGTACATGGACAGGTCCTTGCCATAGCCGGACTGCTTGAATCCGCCGTGCGGCATTTCTGCCGTGAGCAGGATGTGGGTGTTGATCCAGACCGCGCCGAAG belongs to Arthrobacter crystallopoietes and includes:
- the gabT gene encoding 4-aminobutyrate--2-oxoglutarate transaminase gives rise to the protein MTTQATEPQFRLEQKRKILGDFPGPKSVELAARRAKVVASGVASGVPVYVADADGGIVQDVDGNSFIDLGSGIAVTSVGASDPAVVGAVKEQVEHFTHTCFMVSPYEGYIAVAEQLNELTPGDHDKRTVLFNSGAEAVENAVKVARVATGRTAVVAFDHAYHGRTNLTMGLTAKANPYKSSPAGSFGPFAPEIYRVPMSYPFREEADIKGEDAARRAITMIEKQIGAENVAAILIEPIQGEGGFIVPAEGFLPALAAWAKDKGVVFIADEVQAGFCRTGEWFASDHEGIVPDIITMAKGIAGGMPLSAITGRAELMDAVHAGGLGGTYGGNPVACAAALAAIETMKEQDLNARARSIESQVRARLDKLAAEVDIIGEVRGRGAMLALEFVQPGTAGTTKAPNAEATKAISAACLKEGVIILTCGTYGNVVRLLPPLVIGDDLLADALDVLEGAIRAAAA